Proteins encoded by one window of Corynebacterium amycolatum:
- a CDS encoding sensor histidine kinase — protein sequence MELKDYFRKYIGANRREKAHKRSYEESAAARIAELTASRRTIAEAFEIERRRIENDLHDGAQQYIVAASMKLGLAELEASKTGNEELMQLLSETRGHLEDGLRALRRTVHGIHPQVLRDRGLQAAVEEIAEGYGPHVVVHTPYPLPELEESVLAAAYFFCAEVLTNAAKYAPNAPVSVLLTSDQTLNISITDQGPGGAKLGRGLRGMKERLATFDGAMTMHSPEGGPTQVIARIPLMLNRWESGIGEMEGVDMESVEKKGAEKK from the coding sequence ATGGAGCTGAAGGATTATTTCCGCAAATATATCGGCGCGAACCGCCGCGAAAAAGCGCATAAACGCAGCTACGAGGAATCCGCCGCCGCCCGCATCGCCGAACTTACCGCTTCACGACGAACAATTGCCGAAGCCTTTGAGATTGAACGTCGCCGCATCGAAAATGACCTCCACGACGGAGCTCAGCAATACATTGTTGCGGCTTCAATGAAATTAGGACTTGCGGAATTAGAGGCATCCAAGACTGGCAATGAGGAACTAATGCAGCTCCTGTCGGAAACGCGCGGCCATTTGGAGGATGGATTACGTGCTTTGCGACGAACAGTCCACGGAATTCACCCGCAGGTGTTGCGCGATCGCGGTCTGCAAGCGGCTGTTGAGGAAATTGCTGAAGGGTATGGCCCTCACGTTGTTGTGCACACTCCCTATCCCCTGCCGGAATTGGAGGAAAGCGTGCTCGCCGCGGCATATTTTTTCTGTGCAGAAGTACTGACTAATGCGGCGAAATATGCACCGAATGCCCCTGTTTCTGTGTTGCTCACCTCAGATCAAACACTGAATATTTCAATTACCGACCAAGGCCCCGGTGGTGCGAAGTTGGGGCGCGGATTGCGGGGCATGAAAGAGCGTCTAGCTACTTTCGACGGTGCGATGACCATGCACTCTCCCGAAGGCGGGCCAACGCAGGTAATAGCCAGAATTCCCTTGATGCTAAATCGCTGGGAATCGGGCATTGGAGAAATGGAAGGCGTGGATATGGAAAGCGTAGAGAAGAAAGGTGCGGAGAAAAAATGA
- a CDS encoding LuxR C-terminal-related transcriptional regulator: MKIVIADDSALLREGVAGLVEKRGHEVIAMVDTAHGLVADIDDRFDDTGELPDLVITDVRMPPKMSDDGLRAAVELRERYPQLNVMVLSQYVAPAYARELFSPGGAGGSAGVGTGVGSSGSSSSGGTGYLLKDRVGQVLDFLGSLEVVAGGGVVIDPDVATALMQSGKSGLASLTAREREVLELMARGKSNKQIADDLVLSGAAVAKHVSNIFMKLHLEPGEENRRVRAILEFLTATSGQI, from the coding sequence ATGAAAATTGTCATTGCGGATGACTCGGCACTCCTGCGGGAGGGGGTCGCGGGGCTCGTCGAAAAGCGTGGACATGAAGTCATTGCGATGGTCGATACTGCCCACGGCCTGGTGGCGGACATCGATGACCGTTTTGATGACACGGGCGAGTTGCCAGATCTGGTGATTACCGATGTGCGCATGCCACCGAAGATGAGTGACGACGGCCTGCGGGCGGCGGTCGAGTTGCGCGAGCGTTATCCGCAGCTGAATGTGATGGTGTTGTCGCAGTATGTGGCGCCGGCGTATGCGCGTGAGTTGTTCTCGCCGGGCGGTGCTGGAGGTAGTGCTGGGGTTGGTACTGGGGTCGGCTCGAGTGGCAGCAGCTCGAGTGGCGGGACCGGGTATCTGCTCAAAGACCGCGTTGGCCAGGTGCTGGACTTCTTGGGTTCGCTCGAGGTCGTCGCAGGTGGTGGCGTGGTGATTGACCCTGATGTGGCGACGGCATTGATGCAGTCCGGCAAATCGGGGCTAGCCAGTTTAACGGCGCGCGAACGCGAAGTGCTCGAGCTGATGGCACGAGGCAAGTCCAATAAGCAGATTGCCGATGACCTCGTGCTTTCCGGGGCGGCAGTGGCGAAACACGTGTCCAACATCTTTATGAAGCTGCATCTGGAGCCCGGCGAGGAAAACCGCCGTGTGCGAGCAATCTTGGAATTTCTCACGGCGACGTCGGGGCAGATTTAG
- a CDS encoding ABC transporter ATP-binding protein: protein MTENNSPRNARLCIRDITKSYNSAPVLTGISLTIEPGETVAVMGPSGSGKSTLLHCMSGVLLPDDGDVIFGDTKINSLSDADRSALRLHDFGFVFQDGQLLPELTARENVALPMILQGRKRSTSLALADDVLSRLGLKDLTRRRPGQMSGGQAQRVAIARAMAGEPGVIFADEPTGALDQSTGHEVMQQLIALVEQTGTTLVMVTHDVRVADWCRRRVEIRDGLIHDDRLLAGAEVTK, encoded by the coding sequence ATGACAGAGAACAACAGCCCAAGAAACGCACGACTTTGTATTCGTGACATCACTAAGTCCTACAATTCCGCTCCCGTTCTCACCGGCATTTCGCTGACCATTGAGCCCGGCGAAACCGTTGCAGTCATGGGACCGTCCGGTTCTGGTAAGTCCACGTTGCTGCACTGCATGTCCGGCGTGTTGCTGCCGGACGACGGCGACGTCATCTTCGGTGACACCAAGATCAATTCGCTTTCCGACGCCGACCGCTCCGCCCTCCGCCTGCACGACTTCGGCTTCGTCTTCCAAGACGGCCAGCTCCTGCCCGAGCTGACTGCCAGGGAAAACGTCGCTTTGCCAATGATTCTGCAGGGCAGGAAGCGCTCAACGTCACTCGCGCTTGCCGACGATGTACTCAGCCGCCTGGGCCTAAAAGACCTCACGCGCCGTCGCCCAGGACAAATGTCCGGCGGTCAAGCGCAACGTGTGGCCATTGCCCGCGCGATGGCCGGTGAGCCAGGTGTCATCTTTGCTGATGAGCCGACTGGCGCGTTGGACCAGTCCACAGGTCATGAGGTCATGCAGCAACTGATTGCGTTGGTGGAGCAGACCGGCACGACCTTGGTGATGGTTACTCACGATGTGAGGGTGGCCGACTGGTGTCGTCGACGTGTGGAGATCCGCGATGGCCTGATTCACGACGACCGCCTGCTGGCAGGAGCGGAGGTTACAAAGTGA